TATTGCTGAATTTATAGGTTTATTTAGAGTTTTTAGCTTTGCAACTTCATTATAAATAATTGAACCATTTAGTGGTAAGCGTGATTCAAGCTCAAAAATTTTGGTTGATTCTAATTCAACTTTAAATTTTTTGAGCATTTGAGCAATAAATTGGCCAACATTTTGTTTTGTAATTTGTGGTACTTCAATAATTTTAGCGGCTTGGGGAGTAAAATGCTTATAAATTCATGAATTTTTAAGAGCAAAATTGGTTAAATTTTCATCAAAAACATATTTAAATATGATTGTGTGTTTTGTTTTTATAATTTTAGAAGCTAATAGATTATTTAATTTTTCATTTTTTGAAAAAAGCAAAAAATTATTAAAAATTAATACTTTTTTTTCGTCAAAAAGCGATGAACCTTCAAGGTTTTCCTGTATAAAATCTAGTGAATCATTTGTAAAAAAATTTATTAACAATGAGTTTTTAATTTCTGGGAGTCTAGAAATTTTTTCTTGGACAAGGAAATTGTCGCTTCCAATGATGAAAAACATACTAATGAAATTATACATGAAATAATTAAAAAAACTAAACTGGATTGAATATTTAAAGTTAAAATTTGAAATTCTTGGATATAGCCAACACTCTGGATGAAAAACTTGCTAATTCATTCAACAATTTGCGGGTTAAAAATGAATATGAGCAAACTTGTGTATAAAAAAGTAAAAAAACCGGTAAAAACAATCGTATTTATTGGCGCCATAAAGTTGTAATAGGAATTTAAAAAAGTTGAAAAAATACTGCTAAAAAAATTTACAAATAAGAAATTAACAACAACTTTGTGCCAATTTTTTGGAAATTTTATCTCATTTATTATTGTTATTATAAAACTAATTGTAAAAGTTAAAACAAATCCTAATGAGTAAAAAATTAAAGGATTTATAGATAAAATTAAAATTCCACTCATTGATAGAAGTTCTATTTTATTAAATTTTTTATTTAAAAATAACTTATTAATTTCAATGAGACCTCAGAATAAAAGACCTCTTAGGAATGAAATTGAAAAATTGAACAAAAATAGTTGAAAAATCAAAAAACAAAAAAACAAAGGCTTGTATATAAATTGCCGTATTTTCAACATTTTCGAAAATCAAAAAAATAATTGTTTAAAAAGATTAATATGAAATCCTGAAATGACAAAAATTTGATAGACTCCAAGATTTACTAA
This sequence is a window from Mesomycoplasma ovipneumoniae. Protein-coding genes within it:
- the holA gene encoding DNA polymerase III subunit delta — translated: MFFIIGSDNFLVQEKISRLPEIKNSLLINFFTNDSLDFIQENLEGSSLFDEKKVLIFNNFLLFSKNEKLNNLLASKIIKTKHTIIFKYVFDENLTNFALKNSWIYKHFTPQAAKIIEVPQITKQNVGQFIAQMLKKFKVELESTKIFELESRLPLNGSIIYNEVAKLKTLNKPINSAIIRQYISDYSSYSTWGFIESFVDFDLKKVLKFYRQKLLEGHTIGLLLGQINSKLLLSFVVFLHKKAGKKDSYITKNLNISDFQLRKAVELYNKNGIKKIEKLIINLAKLDTEIKTSQINNKIAFELYLLQVLR
- a CDS encoding ComEC/Rec2 family competence protein; protein product: MFPKIPNSSISFESKVVDKVSFGNFVKFGDDKIFIRGNQYEIGTLLKLSGKLVRPKNTSNFDFISYLKSKGSFLVLEDAKITFLEESNTIFSKVRKFFSIQENYSKKLIPMIFLGETPVDASEFRKILVNLGVYQIFVISGFHINLFKQLFFWFSKMLKIRQFIYKPLFFCFLIFQLFLFNFSISFLRGLLFWGLIEINKLFLNKKFNKIELLSMSGILILSINPLIFYSLGFVLTFTISFIITIINEIKFPKNWHKVVVNFLFVNFFSSIFSTFLNSYYNFMAPINTIVFTGFFTFLYTSLLIFIFNPQIVEWISKFFIQSVGYIQEFQILTLNIQSSLVFLIISCIISLVCFSSLEATISLSKKKFLDSQKLKTHC